The Mixta hanseatica genome includes a region encoding these proteins:
- a CDS encoding mechanosensitive ion channel family protein yields the protein MENLFSDRNLSLLFNQTFWFNTVIVVAGTAIIYWVLRSLIGFISSRLGRFENDHRSRFYNIAVEMLRTTSRLLLFIFSLLIAIKFIDLPSTWHRNISHGWFIALMLQFALWLDCGVRLWLRNMLRDPTHVRNPVTMVILGIMLRIFIWAIMMLAILSNMGVNITALVASLGVGGIAVALAIQTVLSDVFASLAIGLDKPFEIGDFIVFGDIAGSIEHIGLKTTRIRSLSGEQVVCANAVLLQQTIHNYKRMQERRIQFRFGISYNTPAEKARQIGGIVKEIIQGVEQTRFDRAHFLSFDVSQLTYEVIYFVTDADYNKYMDIQQEINLQLMERLEALDVHFAFPIRHVQFTGGTLPELNMTEKASNEEEEGQRNDPRRQIVR from the coding sequence ATGGAAAATCTGTTTTCCGACCGGAATCTGTCACTGCTGTTTAACCAAACGTTCTGGTTCAATACGGTTATCGTCGTTGCCGGCACCGCGATTATTTACTGGGTGCTGCGCTCGCTGATTGGCTTCATCAGTTCCCGTCTTGGACGTTTTGAAAACGATCACCGTTCGCGCTTTTATAACATCGCCGTTGAGATGTTGCGCACCACCAGTCGCCTGCTGCTGTTTATCTTTTCCCTGCTGATTGCGATTAAATTTATCGACCTGCCCTCCACCTGGCACCGCAATATTTCTCACGGCTGGTTTATCGCGCTGATGCTGCAGTTCGCGCTGTGGCTGGACTGCGGCGTGCGTCTGTGGCTAAGGAATATGCTACGCGATCCCACCCACGTGCGTAATCCGGTTACCATGGTGATCCTGGGCATCATGCTGCGGATATTTATCTGGGCGATTATGATGCTGGCGATCCTGTCAAATATGGGCGTCAATATTACTGCGCTGGTCGCCAGCTTAGGGGTGGGCGGTATTGCGGTCGCGCTGGCGATTCAAACCGTACTGAGCGATGTTTTCGCCTCGCTGGCCATCGGGCTGGATAAGCCGTTTGAAATTGGCGACTTTATCGTTTTTGGCGATATTGCCGGCTCAATCGAACATATCGGTTTGAAAACCACGCGCATTCGCAGCCTCAGTGGTGAACAGGTGGTCTGCGCTAACGCCGTGCTGCTGCAGCAAACCATCCACAACTACAAGCGTATGCAGGAGCGCCGTATCCAGTTCCGCTTTGGCATCAGCTATAACACGCCCGCAGAGAAGGCGCGTCAGATTGGCGGCATCGTTAAAGAGATTATTCAGGGCGTGGAGCAAACGCGTTTCGATCGTGCGCACTTCCTCTCTTTTGATGTTTCCCAGCTGACCTATGAAGTGATCTATTTCGTTACCGATGCCGATTACAACAAATATATGGATATTCAGCAGGAGATTAACCTGCAGCTGATGGAGCGGCTGGAAGCGCTGGATGTGCATTTCGCCTTCCCGATCCGTCACGTGCAGTTTACCGGCGGTACCTTGCCGGAACTGAACATGACGGAAAAGGCCTCTAATGAAGAGGAAGAGGGCCAGCGGAATGACCCTCGACGTCAGATAGTGCGATAA
- the emtA gene encoding membrane-bound lytic murein transglycosylase EmtA — translation MLVLSALLLAGCASKTTRHTAPERQTPLTKAAPTHVAQAWSMFTENAASHYGVDERLISAIISVESGGDPDVVSRSNAVGLMQIKASTAGREVYRAQGRHGQPSTRELRDPARNIDIGTAYIRLLQQRALAGIRDPETLRYATIVSYANGAGALLRTFSQDRQQAIAMINEMSPDEFRRHVQTRHPAAQAPRYLWKVNTVYRTI, via the coding sequence ATGCTGGTGCTCTCAGCACTGTTACTGGCGGGCTGTGCCAGTAAAACCACTCGCCATACTGCCCCGGAGCGGCAGACGCCTTTAACCAAAGCTGCGCCAACGCACGTTGCGCAAGCCTGGTCGATGTTTACGGAAAACGCCGCCAGCCATTATGGCGTTGATGAGCGTTTGATCAGCGCGATTATCAGCGTTGAGTCGGGCGGCGATCCGGATGTGGTCAGCCGTTCGAATGCCGTTGGCCTGATGCAAATCAAAGCCTCAACTGCCGGGCGTGAAGTTTATCGCGCGCAGGGAAGGCATGGACAGCCATCAACGCGCGAGCTGCGCGATCCGGCCAGGAATATTGATATTGGCACCGCCTATATTCGTCTACTGCAACAGCGGGCGCTGGCCGGCATTCGCGATCCGGAAACGTTGCGCTACGCCACTATTGTCTCTTACGCCAACGGCGCGGGCGCGCTGTTGCGTACCTTCTCCCAAGACCGCCAGCAGGCGATCGCCATGATTAACGAGATGTCGCCGGATGAGTTTCGACGCCATGTGCAGACCCGACATCCGGCTGCACAGGCGCCGCGTTATTTGTGGAAAGTGAATACCGTTTATCGCACTATCTGA
- the ldcA gene encoding muramoyltetrapeptide carboxypeptidase — protein MHPHTPRTIHLIAPSGYCHNQPAAALGIQRLEQAGHQVINQAVTCRRFQRFAGSDAERLQDINALARLSPLPDIILTVRGGYGVTRLLDQVDYAGLRQQLQGKPVALCGHSDFTALQLALLAHSGLITFSGPMLCGNFGAPALSEFSWNHFWQALTSPEFTLTWASSTPSLPTLTGTLWGGNLAMIMTLVGTPWMPVINDGILVIEDINEHPFRTERMLLQLHQCGILARQRAIVIGSFTGVKPSEYDNGFGFATVWQRIRELTGLPVIDGLDFGHDQATVTLPLGAQGALSVARGQASLRISGHPVLATSATPCAQG, from the coding sequence ATGCATCCGCACACGCCCCGAACTATCCATCTTATTGCGCCTTCCGGTTACTGTCATAATCAGCCTGCCGCCGCGCTGGGCATCCAGCGGCTGGAACAGGCGGGCCATCAGGTCATCAACCAGGCGGTAACCTGCCGCCGCTTCCAACGTTTCGCCGGCAGCGACGCTGAACGCCTGCAGGATATCAATGCGCTGGCGCGACTTAGTCCGCTGCCGGATATTATCCTGACGGTGCGCGGCGGCTATGGCGTGACGCGGCTGTTGGATCAGGTTGACTACGCGGGTTTGCGGCAGCAGCTGCAAGGTAAGCCGGTCGCGCTATGCGGCCATAGCGATTTTACCGCGCTGCAGCTGGCGCTGCTGGCGCATTCGGGTTTGATCACCTTTAGCGGGCCGATGTTGTGCGGCAATTTCGGTGCGCCAGCGCTGTCTGAATTTAGCTGGAATCACTTTTGGCAAGCGTTAACCTCACCTGAATTTACCCTGACGTGGGCCAGCAGCACGCCGTCATTGCCAACGCTGACCGGCACGCTCTGGGGCGGTAATCTGGCGATGATCATGACGCTCGTCGGCACGCCGTGGATGCCGGTTATCAATGACGGTATTCTGGTGATCGAGGATATCAATGAGCACCCGTTCCGCACCGAACGCATGCTGCTCCAGCTGCATCAGTGCGGTATTCTGGCGCGCCAGCGAGCAATTGTCATCGGCAGTTTTACCGGCGTTAAACCTTCCGAATATGATAACGGCTTCGGCTTTGCTACCGTCTGGCAGCGTATCCGCGAGCTGACCGGCCTGCCGGTTATCGACGGGCTCGATTTTGGTCATGACCAGGCGACGGTCACGCTGCCGTTAGGCGCGCAGGGCGCGCTGAGCGTGGCTCGCGGTCAGGCCAGCCTGCGCATCAGCGGCCACCCGGTGTTAGCAACATCCGCCACGCCGTGCGCTCAAGGTTAA
- a CDS encoding SRPBCC family protein: MSKKVQVTGTHDAHETQLRRWITIGKPADKLYELWRDPATLPRIMAHFAQITVIDETDAEWQIKGPLKKSYRWRSRIVEQQPGVVIAWESLDGADVPNEGMLQFRPAPGEWGTELTLTLRFNPPGGALGKKVTALLDLFPKEQLSKALHRFKSLAETGEIPSLDGQPAGRHAERKDEEA, translated from the coding sequence GTGAGTAAGAAAGTACAGGTCACGGGCACTCACGATGCCCATGAAACCCAGCTGCGTCGCTGGATAACCATCGGTAAACCCGCCGATAAACTCTATGAACTCTGGCGCGATCCCGCCACGCTGCCGCGCATTATGGCGCATTTTGCTCAGATCACGGTGATCGATGAAACCGACGCCGAGTGGCAAATCAAAGGACCGCTGAAGAAAAGCTATCGCTGGCGCAGCCGCATCGTCGAGCAACAGCCGGGCGTGGTTATCGCCTGGGAATCGCTGGATGGCGCCGATGTGCCAAATGAAGGCATGCTGCAGTTTCGTCCTGCTCCCGGCGAATGGGGTACCGAGCTCACGCTGACGCTGCGCTTTAACCCGCCAGGCGGCGCGTTAGGTAAAAAAGTCACCGCCCTGCTCGATCTGTTCCCCAAAGAGCAGCTCAGTAAGGCGCTGCACCGCTTTAAAAGCCTGGCGGAAACCGGCGAGATCCCCAGCCTTGACGGACAGCCTGCGGGTCGTCATGCAGAACGAAAAGATGAGGAGGCGTAA
- a CDS encoding DUF2767 family protein — protein MKRDALSEDYYDEVCRVIGDAVIVLAESGLNTERETLASLLWQTRQRRLDSDRDEQKVLEHAIRLIKP, from the coding sequence ATGAAACGTGATGCACTGAGTGAAGACTATTATGACGAAGTTTGCCGGGTGATTGGCGATGCGGTGATTGTGCTGGCGGAAAGCGGCCTGAATACCGAGCGCGAAACGCTCGCCAGTTTACTGTGGCAAACGCGTCAACGTCGCCTGGATAGCGATCGCGACGAGCAAAAAGTGCTGGAACATGCGATCCGTCTGATTAAGCCCTGA
- a CDS encoding flagellar brake protein codes for MKEPDNEQYYKRGTLAVLGVLRDIERDATPIMISHARGQFISRILSVDKELLVIDYGSNDYDNQVTLEMHSLRVNAEMKGAKVEFSLEQLHEAHFGGLPAFSAPLPAELLQIQRREYFRISAPLDPIFYCHATWPEGGKARLRLQDISLGGVGVLVEGEMPENLPSGDIWRGMRLDMGEYGELQVDAQLLHVGARTTVSSKNETVSTPRLSFRFTSLGPAQERQLQQIIFALERVAREKAMRFR; via the coding sequence GTGAAAGAGCCAGACAATGAGCAATATTACAAACGCGGCACGCTGGCAGTATTGGGCGTACTGCGCGATATCGAGCGTGACGCCACGCCGATCATGATTTCCCATGCGCGCGGTCAGTTTATCAGCCGTATCCTGTCCGTTGATAAAGAACTGCTGGTGATCGATTACGGCAGCAATGATTACGATAATCAGGTGACGCTGGAAATGCACAGCCTGCGCGTCAACGCTGAAATGAAAGGCGCGAAAGTTGAATTCAGCCTGGAACAGCTGCACGAAGCGCACTTTGGCGGCCTGCCCGCTTTCAGCGCCCCGCTGCCCGCAGAGCTGCTGCAGATTCAGCGTCGTGAATATTTTCGCATCAGCGCGCCGCTGGACCCAATATTTTACTGTCACGCCACCTGGCCGGAAGGCGGCAAAGCGCGTCTGCGCTTACAGGATATTTCGCTGGGCGGCGTGGGCGTACTGGTGGAAGGTGAAATGCCGGAGAACCTTCCCAGCGGCGATATCTGGCGCGGCATGCGGCTGGATATGGGTGAATATGGCGAGCTGCAGGTAGATGCGCAGCTATTGCACGTGGGCGCACGGACTACCGTCAGCAGTAAAAACGAGACGGTATCGACACCACGCCTGAGTTTCCGTTTTACTTCCCTTGGTCCGGCGCAGGAGCGCCAGCTACAGCAGATTATTTTTGCCCTTGAACGCGTCGCGCGTGAAAAGGCGATGCGCTTCCGTTAA
- a CDS encoding sensor domain-containing phosphodiesterase has protein sequence MLSQIKTLNSKRRAALELLKKNDRCRDEILSQFTLLTSQLLGIPSCFVSILDDDRQYIRAAQAFPLTETSLQQAFCRHTVQCEQLLVCPDTWQDPRFEQHPLTRGAPFIRFYAGAPLISGEDNVIGTLCVTDTQPRIFTEEQQVTLTMLARLTVAFLDAWYANGYIDTITGLPNRQRLLRDLELSADVLPDQQWRLLMIDCIDPQHIFDVARTLGIAASERLLHELTRVLHQRLSNNGKEPMLYLINHGRFALLTHSEEGLDSKLCSEKLRGINACLGDTITIDLQVRVGELLFSPRMLSPMEALRRALSALHEAIAQQSFFQLFDSENDQKRNQEFQRLNDLARAVRGRYGLYLVYQPKICLHTGKTVGLEALLRWKHPVDGEIPPGRFIPLAAGTSLMAELTDWVLDSAIRQLQRWAQKGIHLPVSVNVSVSDICRPGFADRQEERLLRCGLTPEYLGIECLETEEIHASPNALHGFDMLKLRGFKISLDDFGSGYSNISYLRRIPIDVIKLDRSLISRLQHDTASGIIVRNVISMLKDLDYVVLAEGVEDKDTYEQLQSLGCDEVQGFYCSAPLKAAALERWLKQ, from the coding sequence ATGCTTAGCCAAATAAAAACATTAAATAGCAAGAGGCGGGCAGCACTGGAACTGCTGAAAAAAAATGACCGCTGCCGGGATGAGATTCTTAGCCAGTTCACATTGCTCACCAGTCAACTGTTAGGTATTCCCAGCTGCTTTGTATCGATTCTTGATGACGATCGGCAGTACATCAGGGCTGCACAAGCGTTTCCGCTTACGGAAACCTCGCTACAACAGGCGTTCTGCCGCCATACCGTTCAGTGTGAACAGCTGCTGGTCTGTCCGGATACCTGGCAAGACCCGCGCTTCGAGCAGCATCCGCTGACGCGCGGCGCGCCTTTTATTCGTTTTTATGCCGGCGCGCCGCTGATCTCCGGTGAAGATAACGTGATCGGCACGCTGTGCGTTACCGATACGCAGCCGCGCATCTTTACTGAGGAACAACAGGTCACGCTCACCATGCTGGCGCGCCTGACCGTCGCCTTTCTCGATGCCTGGTATGCTAACGGTTATATCGATACCATTACCGGCCTGCCCAACCGTCAGCGTTTACTGCGCGATCTGGAGTTAAGTGCCGACGTGCTGCCCGATCAGCAGTGGCGCCTGTTAATGATTGACTGCATCGATCCGCAGCATATTTTTGATGTCGCGCGCACATTGGGTATCGCCGCCTCAGAACGTCTGCTGCATGAGCTGACGCGGGTGCTGCATCAGCGGCTGAGCAATAACGGCAAAGAGCCCATGCTCTATTTGATTAATCACGGCCGCTTTGCGCTGTTAACCCATAGCGAAGAGGGGCTGGACAGCAAACTCTGCAGCGAAAAGCTGCGCGGCATCAATGCCTGTCTCGGCGATACCATCACCATTGATTTGCAGGTTCGCGTCGGAGAGTTGCTATTTTCACCGCGAATGCTGTCGCCGATGGAGGCGTTGCGCCGGGCGCTCAGCGCATTGCATGAGGCGATTGCCCAGCAAAGTTTTTTCCAGCTGTTCGATAGCGAAAACGATCAAAAGCGTAACCAGGAGTTTCAGCGTCTGAACGATCTGGCGCGCGCGGTGCGGGGACGCTATGGGCTTTACCTGGTCTATCAGCCGAAGATTTGCCTGCATACCGGCAAAACTGTCGGCCTGGAGGCGCTGCTGCGCTGGAAGCATCCGGTGGATGGCGAGATCCCGCCCGGCCGCTTTATTCCGCTGGCGGCGGGCACCAGCCTGATGGCGGAACTGACCGACTGGGTGCTGGACAGCGCTATCAGGCAGCTGCAGCGCTGGGCGCAAAAAGGTATTCATCTGCCGGTATCGGTTAATGTCAGCGTCTCTGATATCTGTCGCCCCGGCTTTGCCGACCGCCAGGAGGAGCGGTTGCTGCGCTGCGGATTGACGCCGGAATATCTGGGCATTGAGTGCTTGGAAACGGAAGAGATCCACGCCAGCCCCAACGCGCTGCACGGTTTTGATATGCTGAAGCTGCGCGGCTTTAAGATTTCGCTGGATGACTTCGGTTCCGGCTACAGCAATATCAGCTACCTGCGCCGTATTCCGATTGATGTGATCAAGCTGGATCGTTCGCTGATCAGCCGTCTTCAGCACGATACCGCCAGTGGCATTATCGTACGTAACGTAATCAGCATGCTGAAGGATCTGGATTATGTGGTGCTGGCAGAGGGCGTCGAGGATAAAGACACCTACGAGCAGCTACAGTCGCTGGGCTGCGATGAAGTACAGGGTTTTTACTGTTCAGCCCCGTTGAAAGCCGCGGCGCTGGAACGGTGGTTAAAGCAGTAA
- a CDS encoding GlsB/YeaQ/YmgE family stress response membrane protein, translated as MGILSWIIFGLIAGIIAKWIMPGKDGGGFIITIILGIIGAVVGGWISTFFGFGRVDGFNFGSFVVAVIGAIVVLFIYRKVRH; from the coding sequence ATGGGAATTCTGTCATGGATCATTTTTGGTTTAATCGCCGGTATCATCGCTAAATGGATCATGCCGGGTAAAGATGGTGGTGGTTTCATTATTACCATTATTCTTGGCATCATCGGTGCCGTAGTCGGCGGCTGGATCAGTACCTTCTTTGGCTTCGGTCGCGTTGATGGCTTTAATTTCGGCAGCTTTGTGGTCGCGGTAATCGGTGCCATTGTGGTGCTGTTTATTTATCGCAAAGTGCGTCACTAA
- a CDS encoding DUF4186 domain-containing protein, whose amino-acid sequence MSELDRLFQRLDASTFRRRFRLGSKERQYCLEKGPEVIDRHAAEFIAQRLAAAEPRNDGKQTPMRGHPVFIAQHATATCCRSCLEKWHRIAAHQPLSAEQQRYMVTVIHAWLVKEMNR is encoded by the coding sequence ATGTCTGAACTTGATCGGCTGTTTCAGCGCCTGGATGCCTCGACGTTTCGTCGTCGCTTTCGGCTGGGAAGTAAGGAACGGCAATATTGTCTGGAAAAAGGGCCGGAGGTGATTGATCGACATGCGGCGGAGTTTATCGCGCAGCGTCTGGCTGCTGCCGAGCCGCGTAACGATGGTAAACAAACGCCGATGCGCGGGCACCCGGTATTTATTGCGCAACACGCCACCGCGACCTGCTGTCGGAGCTGCCTGGAAAAGTGGCACCGCATTGCCGCCCATCAGCCGCTAAGCGCCGAACAACAGCGCTACATGGTTACGGTGATTCACGCCTGGCTGGTAAAAGAGATGAACCGCTAA
- a CDS encoding glycine zipper domain-containing protein, with protein MFSKKQTRDNLDYAQERTCEAGSELCREMNNVTHQACTYVRSNPWAGVGAGAVVGIIVGMLISRK; from the coding sequence ATGTTTTCGAAAAAACAAACGCGCGACAACCTGGACTATGCGCAGGAACGTACTTGCGAAGCAGGCAGTGAACTGTGTCGCGAAATGAACAACGTAACGCATCAGGCGTGTACGTATGTAAGAAGTAACCCCTGGGCGGGCGTTGGTGCCGGTGCCGTAGTGGGAATCATTGTTGGTATGTTAATTAGCCGTAAATAA
- a CDS encoding zinc-dependent alcohol dehydrogenase produces the protein MRALCWNGVNDLRVESVADPALLNPHDAIIKVRLTTTCGSDLHVIDGLIPTMREGDILGHEFMGEVVEIGSAVKNIKRGDRVVVPSFISCGSCWYCQHQLPSCCDNTNPHWEQGEPVLGHATGGIYAYSHAFGGYAGSHAEYVRVPFADNDCFVVPESVSDEQALFLSDAAPTGYMGADFCNIHPGDTVAVWGCGGVGLMAMQSAWLMGAHQVIAIDRFPERLAMARDYAGAITLDYSKADIHEALLELTGGRGPDSCIDAVGMEARGEGLTQVYDRTKQLLHLETDVGAALRQALYSCRKGGNISILGVYGVMDKFPLGLMINKSLTIRTAQQHGQRYMHRLLDHVAKGELNPAFMATHRFSLEEAPRGYEMFKHKEDGCLRAVFAP, from the coding sequence ATGCGAGCTTTATGCTGGAACGGCGTGAATGATTTACGAGTGGAAAGCGTAGCGGATCCCGCATTGCTGAATCCGCATGATGCCATTATCAAAGTGCGTTTAACCACCACCTGCGGTTCCGATCTGCACGTGATTGACGGCCTGATCCCGACCATGCGCGAAGGCGATATTCTGGGTCACGAATTTATGGGCGAAGTGGTGGAGATCGGCAGCGCGGTTAAAAACATTAAGCGCGGCGATCGCGTGGTGGTGCCCTCTTTTATCTCCTGCGGCTCCTGCTGGTATTGCCAGCACCAACTGCCCTCCTGCTGCGATAACACTAATCCGCACTGGGAACAGGGCGAGCCGGTGCTGGGCCATGCTACCGGCGGGATTTACGCCTACAGCCACGCCTTTGGTGGCTATGCCGGCTCGCATGCGGAATATGTGCGCGTGCCCTTTGCCGATAACGACTGTTTTGTCGTGCCGGAAAGCGTTAGCGACGAACAGGCGCTATTTTTATCAGATGCGGCGCCGACCGGTTATATGGGCGCGGATTTTTGTAATATTCATCCGGGCGATACCGTGGCGGTCTGGGGCTGCGGCGGCGTAGGTCTGATGGCGATGCAGAGCGCCTGGCTGATGGGCGCGCATCAGGTGATCGCCATCGATCGTTTCCCGGAGCGGCTGGCGATGGCGCGCGATTACGCGGGAGCCATTACGCTGGATTACAGCAAGGCGGATATTCATGAGGCGCTGCTGGAGTTGACCGGCGGACGCGGCCCGGACAGCTGTATTGATGCGGTCGGCATGGAGGCGCGCGGCGAAGGGCTGACTCAGGTGTACGATCGCACCAAGCAGCTGCTGCATCTGGAGACGGACGTGGGCGCGGCGCTGCGTCAGGCGCTCTACTCCTGCCGTAAAGGCGGCAACATCTCTATTCTGGGCGTCTATGGCGTGATGGATAAGTTTCCGCTGGGGCTGATGATTAACAAAAGCCTGACCATCCGCACCGCGCAGCAGCACGGCCAGCGCTATATGCATCGTCTGCTGGATCATGTCGCCAAAGGCGAGCTGAATCCGGCATTTATGGCTACCCATCGCTTCTCGCTGGAAGAGGCGCCGCGCGGCTATGAGATGTTTAAACACAAGGAAGATGGCTGTTTGCGGGCGGTGTTCGCCCCCTGA
- a CDS encoding M10 family metallopeptidase C-terminal domain-containing protein, giving the protein MSSKNTRTSWFETDAQGAASATSSSYYYYAPVAHYSSSEAAVQLTRSGLSWNGYKVYNKPVALSFSFPDNLTASPRGDKGIVAFNSEQKTAALQSLQSWADVANIKFTQVSSGARLTFANYTQFASGQQANDQAYAYLPGSSKAAGTMWFNYNMTNVREPEHHEYGRQTLTHEIGHALGLSHPGNYNSGYGVISYSTSAAYVEDSRQYSLMSYWSEVNTGANFYGHYAVSPLLHDIAAIQRLYGANMATRTGNTVYGFGSNSGRDYYSATQSSDVMIFSIWDAGGNDTLNVSGYRQNQLVNLNAQTFSNVGGLIGNVSIALGVVIENAIAGAGNDTLIGNAAANGLRGNAGNDMLYGNDGNDALYGDSGSDRLYGGNGNDTLYGGLDIDTLYGDGGLDRLYGNDGNDVLYGGLGNDTLYGENGNDRLYGGEGDDVLYGASGIDTLYGENGNDRLYGGEGDDALYGGNGIDTLYGENGHDRLFGGEGNDLLYGNNGNDTLYGENGHDRLFGGEGNDMLYGGNGNDTLYGENGNDRLEGGAGNDRLYGGGGLDKLYGGAGSDLFIFTSAKDSLPGLRDLLGDFTSGIDKIDLSALDSRAHPLHFTSKFSGRLGEMQMTWDVTTHLTHLKLNLAGDIQPEMIIDIAARPNLHLDVIV; this is encoded by the coding sequence TTGTCTAGCAAAAATACACGAACATCCTGGTTCGAAACGGATGCGCAGGGCGCTGCCAGCGCCACCAGCAGCAGCTACTATTACTATGCGCCGGTTGCCCACTACAGCTCCAGCGAGGCTGCGGTACAGCTTACCCGTAGCGGGCTAAGCTGGAACGGCTATAAAGTGTATAACAAGCCGGTCGCGCTCAGCTTCTCGTTTCCCGATAATTTGACTGCCTCGCCGCGCGGCGATAAAGGCATTGTCGCTTTTAACAGCGAGCAAAAAACGGCAGCGCTGCAGTCTTTGCAGTCATGGGCCGATGTCGCCAATATTAAATTCACGCAGGTCAGTAGCGGCGCACGGCTCACCTTTGCCAACTATACGCAGTTCGCCAGCGGCCAGCAGGCGAACGATCAGGCTTATGCGTATCTGCCCGGCAGCAGCAAGGCGGCGGGGACGATGTGGTTTAACTACAACATGACCAACGTGCGTGAACCGGAACATCATGAATATGGCCGCCAGACGCTGACCCATGAAATAGGCCATGCGTTAGGGTTAAGCCATCCGGGCAACTATAATAGCGGCTATGGCGTTATTTCCTATAGCACCAGCGCCGCTTATGTTGAAGATTCACGCCAGTACTCATTAATGAGCTACTGGAGCGAAGTGAATACGGGCGCTAATTTTTACGGTCACTATGCCGTTTCGCCGCTGCTGCATGATATTGCTGCTATTCAGCGCCTGTACGGCGCAAATATGGCCACGCGCACCGGCAATACCGTTTACGGATTTGGTTCAAATAGCGGGCGCGACTATTACAGCGCGACCCAAAGCAGCGATGTGATGATTTTTTCCATCTGGGATGCGGGCGGCAACGATACGCTGAACGTTTCCGGCTATCGTCAGAATCAGCTGGTTAACCTTAACGCACAGACTTTTTCTAACGTAGGCGGTCTGATTGGCAACGTCTCAATCGCATTGGGCGTGGTGATAGAAAACGCCATTGCTGGCGCCGGCAACGATACTCTTATCGGGAACGCGGCAGCCAACGGCCTGCGCGGCAACGCTGGCAACGATATGCTGTACGGTAATGACGGCAACGACGCCCTGTATGGCGACAGCGGCAGCGACAGGCTGTACGGCGGTAACGGCAACGATACGCTGTATGGCGGTCTTGATATTGATACGCTGTATGGCGATGGCGGGCTCGATCGACTCTACGGCAATGACGGCAACGATGTGCTGTATGGCGGCCTCGGCAACGATACGCTGTACGGTGAGAACGGCAATGACCGGCTGTACGGCGGCGAGGGTGATGATGTGCTATATGGCGCAAGCGGCATCGATACGCTGTACGGTGAAAACGGCAATGATCGGTTGTACGGCGGCGAAGGCGACGATGCACTGTACGGCGGCAACGGCATCGATACGCTGTATGGCGAAAACGGTCACGATCGGCTGTTTGGCGGCGAGGGCAACGATTTGCTGTACGGCAATAACGGCAACGATACGCTGTATGGTGAAAACGGCCACGATCGGCTGTTTGGCGGCGAGGGCAACGATATGCTCTATGGCGGCAACGGCAATGACACGCTGTACGGCGAAAACGGTAACGACCGGCTGGAAGGCGGAGCAGGGAACGATCGTTTATACGGCGGCGGCGGGCTGGATAAGCTCTACGGCGGCGCAGGCAGCGATCTGTTTATCTTCACCAGCGCGAAAGATTCGCTGCCGGGGCTGCGCGATTTACTTGGCGATTTCACCAGCGGAATCGATAAAATCGACCTGTCAGCGCTGGACAGCCGTGCGCATCCACTGCACTTTACCTCGAAGTTTAGCGGCAGGCTGGGCGAAATGCAGATGACCTGGGATGTCACCACCCATCTGACGCATTTGAAACTCAACCTGGCGGGCGACATCCAGCCGGAGATGATTATTGATATTGCTGCGCGACCCAATCTGCATCTTGATGTGATTGTTTAA
- the lysM gene encoding peptidoglycan-binding protein LysM: protein MGLLSFVKDAGEKLWDAVTHNPQEQDAKLKEHLQKTGVPDADKVQVEVKDGQATVTGDGLSQEAKEKILVAIGNVAGISGVDDKVSVSQPATESRFYTVKKGDTLSAISKEMYGNPNEYNKIFEANKPMLSSPDKIYPGQTLRIPQ, encoded by the coding sequence ATGGGACTGTTAAGCTTTGTGAAAGATGCAGGAGAAAAACTGTGGGATGCGGTAACCCATAACCCGCAGGAACAGGATGCAAAGCTCAAAGAGCATCTACAGAAAACCGGCGTGCCGGATGCCGATAAGGTGCAGGTCGAAGTTAAAGATGGCCAGGCGACGGTGACCGGTGATGGGTTGAGCCAGGAAGCGAAAGAAAAAATCCTGGTGGCGATTGGTAACGTAGCCGGCATCAGCGGGGTGGATGATAAAGTCTCTGTTTCACAGCCCGCGACGGAAAGCCGTTTTTACACCGTGAAGAAAGGCGATACGCTGAGCGCTATTTCGAAAGAGATGTACGGCAACCCCAACGAGTACAATAAAATTTTTGAGGCCAACAAGCCAATGCTGAGCAGCCCCGATAAGATCTACCCGGGCCAAACGCTGCGTATTCCGCAATAA